One segment of Triticum aestivum cultivar Chinese Spring chromosome 2A, IWGSC CS RefSeq v2.1, whole genome shotgun sequence DNA contains the following:
- the LOC123038303 gene encoding proline-rich receptor-like protein kinase PERK8, giving the protein MAIRDNDNDERAAYARHDGEIVRCVVTYTAPVLVSGRPCTGELPSYSIDILRAFWEEKINRGNQPGRVSNRPIRPSCPTSPPRPPHPISFPPLKKNSDFVPTVWPRSPPRSRVPAAAGEGLPFEALLRSPPRSIGSRPPPARACHLRRSRRIRRPPTPLLPWTPSRSGTGLRSPLPAAAGEGLPFEALEEDSPSPDAAAPLDPVALRDRPALTPDFSRLVFSMELPCRRPTPELWADLPSGSTRRPNPVGRVGNFNIALSQSGSARAKL; this is encoded by the exons ATGGCGATAcgcgacaacgacaacgacgagcGCGCCGCGTACGCCCGTCATG ATGGTGAAATCGTACGGTGTGTGGTGACATATACTGCTCCAGTTCTCGTGAGCGGTAGACCATGCACTGGTGAGCTCCCGTCCTACAGTATAGATATCCTGAGGGCATTTTGGGAAGAAAAAATCAACAGAGGTAATCAGCCCGGCCGCGTGTCGAACAGGCCCATCCGTCCCTCGTGTCCAACTAGCCCACCCCGCCCTCCCCATCCAATTTCGTTCCCTCCCCTCAAAAAAAATTCCGATTTCGTCCCCACCGTTTGGCCCCGATCTCCACCGCGCTCTAGGGTTCCGGCCGCCGCCGGCGAGGGCCTGCCATTTGAGGCGCTCCTTCGTTCTCCACCGCGCTCAATAGGCTCCCGGCCGCCGCCGGCGAGGGCCTGCCATTTGAGGCGCTCGAGGAGGATTCGCCGTCCCCCGACGCCGCTGCTCCCCTGGACCCCGTCGCGCTCCGGGACAGGCCTGCGCTCACCCCTTCCGGCCGCCGCCGGCGAGGGCCTGCCATTTGAGGCGCTCGAGGAGGACTCGCCGTCCCCCGACGCCGCTGCTCCCCTGGACCCCGTCGCGCTCCGGGACAGGCCGGCGCTCACCCCCGACTTCTCTCGCCtcgtcttctccatggagctcCCCTGCCGACGGCCCACGCCGGAGCTTTGGGCCGACCTCCCCTCCGGCAGCACGCGCCGGCCGAACCCAGTTGGCCGCGTCGGCAATTTCAATATTGCGCTCTCACAGTCCGGCTCTGCTCGTGCCAAGCTCTAG